One region of Mycolicibacterium insubricum genomic DNA includes:
- a CDS encoding cytochrome P450, with the protein MTTTAVVFDPFSQDFFTDPYETYGRMRDEAPVYYSPEYDFYALTRHQDVAAAFKDHETYSSAYGVDLAQVRKGEVTKHGGIIAMDPPAHRRMRSLLNKVFTPRAIEARRDLVTSTIDRVLSQVDADGFDFVQDFSALFPVEVMTIMQGVPEPERQQIRLWIDDLLHRDPGQVEMGEGGLKSAIDMSVYYYQLIKARRDDLGDDLLSKLITSEIEREDGEMTPLNNLEITEFALLLGGAGAETVTKLLGNAAVVFWRNPDQWQKLLDDPGKVPLAVEELLRYEAPAQYNVRRSMREVTLHGVTIPAGKPVFLVGGSANRDPRDWTDPDAFDIDRDRAQAQNLGFGYGIHSCLGAALARMESVVALQKMLEFMPRYEVDWDGCRRVNMQNVAGWSNVPVRVLR; encoded by the coding sequence ATGACCACGACGGCAGTGGTGTTCGACCCGTTCTCGCAGGACTTCTTCACCGATCCCTACGAGACCTACGGCCGGATGCGTGACGAGGCGCCGGTCTACTACAGCCCGGAATACGACTTCTACGCGTTGACCCGCCACCAGGATGTGGCCGCCGCGTTCAAGGACCACGAGACGTATTCGTCGGCCTACGGGGTGGACCTGGCGCAGGTCCGCAAGGGCGAGGTGACCAAGCACGGCGGGATCATCGCCATGGACCCGCCGGCGCACCGGCGGATGCGCAGCCTGCTCAACAAGGTCTTCACCCCGCGCGCTATCGAGGCCCGCCGCGACCTGGTCACCTCGACCATCGACCGGGTGCTGTCCCAGGTCGATGCCGACGGATTCGACTTCGTGCAGGACTTCTCGGCGCTGTTCCCGGTCGAGGTGATGACCATCATGCAGGGCGTGCCGGAACCGGAACGCCAGCAGATCCGGCTGTGGATCGACGATCTCCTGCACCGTGACCCGGGTCAGGTGGAGATGGGTGAGGGCGGGCTGAAATCCGCCATTGACATGTCGGTGTACTACTACCAGCTGATCAAAGCGCGCCGGGACGACCTGGGTGACGATCTGCTGAGCAAGCTGATCACCTCCGAGATCGAACGCGAAGACGGCGAGATGACGCCGTTGAACAACCTGGAGATCACCGAGTTCGCGTTGCTGCTCGGCGGTGCCGGCGCGGAGACGGTGACCAAGCTGCTCGGAAACGCCGCGGTGGTGTTCTGGCGCAATCCCGACCAGTGGCAAAAGCTGCTCGACGATCCCGGCAAGGTGCCGCTGGCCGTCGAGGAACTGTTGCGCTACGAAGCCCCGGCGCAGTACAACGTGCGCCGCTCGATGCGCGAGGTCACCCTGCACGGCGTGACGATCCCGGCCGGCAAGCCGGTGTTCCTGGTCGGCGGCTCGGCCAACCGGGACCCGCGGGACTGGACCGACCCGGACGCCTTCGACATCGACCGCGACCGCGCGCAGGCGCAGAACCTCGGCTTCGGCTACGGCATCCACAGCTGTCTGGGAGCGGCGCTGGCCCGGATGGAAAGCGTTGTGGCGCTACAGAAGATGCTGGAATTCATGCCGCGCTACGAGGTCGACTGGGACGGCTGCCGGCGGGTGAACATGCAGAACGTCGCCGGCTGGAGCAACGTGCCGGTGCGGGTACTGCGTTAG
- a CDS encoding aldehyde dehydrogenase family protein — protein MLAAQRGAFVADGPPPPAVRHNRIDRLSALLLENTEAFAEAMGADFGTRSRSASLFTEIIGILPLLEYTRSHTATWMKPGRPMRGDRLFGLRAEVQPSPLGVAGIIGPWNFPVHLVVLPAAAAFAAGNRVMIKMSEITARTGELMAELAPRYFDETELAVVTGGPEVAAEFAGLPFDHLFFTGSPEVGKRVQAAAAANLVPVTLELGGKNPVVVAPGQGHADIERAAARIATARMVNGGQVCVCPDYVLVPDQQVDQFVAAALARLRAMFLSIVDNPDYCSSVNEANFDRVAGLIEDARERGARVESVTPPGETLPDRATRKIAPTIILDVADGMRIAEEEVFGPVLAVLGYTDLQQAIDYVNARPAPLVSYWYGPDDGAFRRFVRNTRSGGVARNDFAAQMIPAGAPFGGVGRSGTGAYHGKAGFDAFSHYRTVVGSDLPFSITGSAAPPFRLPMRLYADTALALARRKTRRRLKRSGDNRGAGTQR, from the coding sequence ATCCTGGCTGCCCAGCGGGGCGCATTCGTCGCCGACGGGCCGCCGCCGCCGGCCGTCCGGCACAACCGGATCGACCGGCTGTCGGCGCTGCTGCTGGAGAACACCGAGGCGTTCGCCGAGGCCATGGGCGCGGACTTCGGCACCCGGTCCCGCTCGGCCTCGTTGTTCACCGAGATCATCGGCATCCTGCCGCTGCTGGAATACACCCGCTCCCACACCGCCACGTGGATGAAACCCGGCCGGCCGATGCGCGGGGACCGGCTGTTCGGGCTGCGCGCCGAGGTTCAGCCCAGCCCGCTCGGGGTGGCCGGCATCATCGGTCCCTGGAACTTCCCGGTGCACCTGGTGGTGCTGCCGGCCGCCGCCGCGTTCGCCGCCGGGAACCGGGTGATGATCAAGATGTCCGAGATCACCGCGCGCACCGGTGAACTCATGGCCGAGCTGGCCCCGAGGTACTTCGACGAAACCGAACTGGCCGTCGTCACCGGGGGACCCGAGGTCGCCGCGGAATTCGCCGGGCTCCCCTTCGACCACCTGTTCTTCACCGGATCCCCGGAGGTCGGCAAGCGGGTGCAGGCCGCCGCGGCGGCCAACCTGGTGCCGGTCACCCTGGAACTCGGCGGTAAGAACCCGGTGGTGGTGGCACCCGGCCAAGGCCACGCCGACATCGAACGCGCGGCCGCCCGGATCGCGACGGCCCGCATGGTCAACGGGGGCCAGGTGTGCGTCTGCCCGGATTACGTGCTGGTGCCCGACCAACAGGTCGACCAGTTCGTCGCGGCGGCGCTGGCCCGGCTGCGCGCCATGTTCCTCAGCATCGTCGACAACCCGGACTACTGCTCGTCGGTCAACGAGGCGAACTTCGACCGGGTCGCCGGACTGATCGAGGACGCCCGGGAACGGGGCGCCCGGGTGGAATCGGTGACCCCGCCGGGCGAGACGCTGCCCGACCGGGCCACCCGCAAGATCGCTCCCACCATCATCCTCGACGTGGCCGACGGCATGCGGATCGCCGAGGAGGAGGTGTTCGGTCCGGTGCTCGCGGTGCTGGGCTACACCGACCTGCAGCAGGCAATCGACTACGTCAACGCCCGGCCCGCGCCGCTGGTGTCCTACTGGTACGGCCCCGATGACGGCGCGTTCCGCCGGTTCGTACGCAACACCCGGTCCGGCGGTGTCGCCCGCAACGACTTTGCCGCGCAGATGATTCCGGCCGGGGCCCCGTTCGGCGGGGTCGGCCGCAGCGGTACCGGCGCCTATCACGGCAAGGCCGGGTTCGATGCGTTCAGCCACTACCGGACGGTGGTCGGCAGCGACCTGCCGTTCTCCATCACCGGCAGCGCGGCACCGCCGTTCCGGCTGCCGATGCGGCTGTATGCCGATACCGCGCTGGCGCTGGCGCGCCGTAAGACGCGGCGCCGGCTCAAACGATCCGGGGACAACCGAGGGGCAGGTACGCAGCGATGA
- a CDS encoding molybdopterin-containing oxidoreductase family protein, with protein sequence MVPVVEHKATFCRICEPLCGMIATVEDGRLVALRPDREHPLSAGFACPKGIAFSDVINDEDRVTTPLRRGPDGFEPVDWDTALDDIAARLAAIHRRDGSGAIGWYFGNPAAFSYSHLLAVFPFVKGLGRRTHLFTSSSQDTSNRLLASQLLYGAPLSVPIPDLPRTDLLIMMGSNPVVSHGSFLTTPRIKDRMSDIVKRGGRVVILDPRRTETAAAFEWQPIAPDGDAYLLLSLLQVLFAENLVDEQKVGTQARGLDWLREQCAGFTPEATAARTGIPPDTVRALARELAGTERAAVYGRFGTCVGRHPTLTAYLIDVVNLVTGHLDVPGGSVFATMGAPGQRASMALMGALLRRSYRRRRSRVGGFPQVVGAEPAAIMAKEIATGGRDQIRALFVSAGNPVLSVPNGDELESALEGLELMVGLDLYVNETTAHCDYVLPVTTMYERDDFALVFQNFQTTPFRQATEAVVAPYGQCRSEWDIIAGLTGRLWRRTPMLAVLAGLRGLLGRRWNPRPLVDAMIRTGTGGDRFGLRRGGLTFNRLTREFPHGVVVDEYVRTPMLGSLVAYRGARIRLAHVGIGAQIAAAAAHRDDPDFPMRLIGMRQPRSENSWMHNSQVLMGPALRRGGTPQVAVMHAGDAERAGIADGDLIRITSAAGAIEIPVSITEDIVGGVVAVPHGFGHGGTGGWRLANRVGGVNVNRLNSTDIADIEPLAGMSRLSGVPVRVEPA encoded by the coding sequence GTGGTGCCCGTCGTTGAGCACAAGGCCACGTTCTGCCGCATCTGCGAACCGCTGTGCGGGATGATCGCCACCGTCGAGGACGGTCGGCTCGTCGCGCTGCGCCCGGACAGGGAGCATCCGCTCTCGGCCGGTTTCGCCTGCCCCAAGGGCATCGCGTTCTCCGACGTCATCAACGACGAGGACCGGGTTACCACACCGTTGCGCCGTGGACCCGACGGGTTCGAGCCGGTGGACTGGGACACCGCGCTCGACGACATCGCCGCGCGGCTGGCCGCGATCCACCGCCGGGACGGCTCCGGCGCGATCGGCTGGTACTTCGGCAACCCCGCCGCCTTCAGCTACTCGCACCTGCTGGCGGTGTTCCCGTTCGTCAAGGGACTGGGTCGCCGCACCCACCTGTTCACCTCTTCCTCCCAGGACACCAGCAATCGGCTGCTGGCCAGCCAGCTGCTCTACGGCGCACCGCTGTCGGTGCCCATCCCGGACCTGCCGCGCACCGACCTGCTGATCATGATGGGATCCAATCCCGTTGTCTCACACGGCAGTTTCCTGACCACCCCGCGTATCAAGGACCGGATGTCCGATATCGTCAAACGCGGCGGTCGGGTGGTCATCCTCGACCCGCGGCGCACCGAGACTGCCGCGGCGTTCGAATGGCAGCCGATCGCCCCGGATGGCGACGCCTACCTGCTGCTGTCGCTGCTGCAGGTGCTCTTCGCCGAGAACCTGGTCGACGAGCAGAAGGTCGGCACCCAGGCCCGGGGACTGGACTGGCTGCGCGAGCAGTGCGCCGGGTTCACCCCGGAGGCCACCGCGGCGCGCACCGGCATCCCACCGGACACCGTCCGGGCGCTGGCCCGGGAACTGGCGGGCACCGAGCGCGCCGCCGTCTACGGGCGGTTCGGCACCTGCGTGGGCCGCCATCCCACCCTGACGGCCTACCTGATCGACGTGGTCAACCTGGTCACCGGGCATCTCGACGTCCCCGGCGGCAGCGTCTTCGCCACCATGGGGGCACCGGGCCAGCGCGCCTCGATGGCGTTGATGGGCGCGCTACTGCGGCGCTCGTACCGGCGCCGCCGGTCCCGGGTCGGGGGATTCCCGCAGGTGGTGGGGGCGGAGCCGGCCGCGATCATGGCCAAGGAGATCGCCACCGGCGGCCGTGACCAGATCCGCGCGCTGTTCGTCAGCGCCGGCAATCCGGTGCTGTCGGTACCCAACGGCGACGAGTTGGAGTCGGCGCTGGAGGGGCTGGAGCTGATGGTGGGGCTGGACCTCTACGTCAACGAGACCACCGCGCACTGCGACTACGTGTTGCCGGTGACCACCATGTACGAGCGTGACGACTTCGCGCTGGTGTTCCAGAACTTTCAAACCACCCCGTTCCGGCAGGCCACCGAGGCGGTGGTGGCGCCTTACGGGCAGTGCCGCAGCGAGTGGGACATCATCGCGGGGCTGACCGGGCGGCTGTGGCGGCGCACGCCGATGCTGGCGGTGCTGGCCGGGTTGCGAGGGCTGCTGGGCCGGCGCTGGAATCCCCGCCCGCTGGTGGACGCGATGATCCGCACCGGAACCGGCGGTGACCGGTTCGGTCTGCGCCGCGGTGGGCTTACCTTCAACCGGCTCACCCGGGAGTTCCCGCACGGCGTGGTGGTCGACGAGTACGTGCGCACGCCGATGCTGGGGTCGCTGGTGGCCTACCGAGGCGCGCGGATCCGGTTGGCGCACGTCGGGATCGGTGCGCAGATCGCAGCCGCGGCGGCCCACCGGGACGATCCGGATTTCCCGATGCGCCTGATCGGTATGCGCCAACCCCGCTCGGAGAACTCGTGGATGCACAACTCCCAGGTACTGATGGGGCCGGCACTGCGCCGCGGCGGCACACCGCAGGTCGCGGTGATGCACGCCGGGGATGCCGAGCGGGCGGGGATCGCCGATGGTGACCTGATCCGGATCACCTCGGCCGCCGGAGCGATCGAGATCCCGGTGTCGATCACCGAGGACATCGTCGGTGGGGTGGTGGCGGTGCCGCACGGCTTCGGCCACGGCGGCACCGGCGGGTGGCGGCTGGCCAACCGGGTCGGCGGGGTGAACGTGAACCGGCTGAATTCCACCGACATCGCCGATATTGAACCGTTGGCCGGGATGTCGCGGCTCAGCGGCGTGCCCGTGCGGGTCGAGCCCGCGTAG